The genomic segment AATGACAGCTATGCTGGCAAATGCAGCAGGTATCCCTGCCGATGAGAATGCGGCAACGGGTTTTGCAGATGATAAAGACATTCCGGCATGGGCGAAAAGCGGCGTGGCTTATGCGAAGCAAGCCGGCATTGTACAAGGGAAAGGCGATAACCAATTCGCGCCTCAAGCTTATACAACAAGAGCGGAAGCGGTAACGGTATTGCTGAATATTTTGGCGCTGCAAAGCAAATAAGGCAATAAATAATTTATAAAAAAGAAGAAAGCAGTCCCTGCTCAAGGGGCTGCTTTTTCTGCTGAAATGGCTCTATTTTTCACGAGAAAAATATTCGCAATATTCAGTCTTTGATGGACTCATATATGTAAAATCCTATTAAAAGGATGGAAAGGCGAATAGTGTCCGATATTAACTAATCCCCGCCGCTACGCCTAGCTTTCTAAGCCACCTGCGGTAAGCGATGCTGAGGGCATCTGATTTTAAATGCATTTCTTCCTGCAAATCAAGCGGCAATAGCTCCGGCTTTTGGCTCTCAATAACATCGATATCCTGCTGCATGACGATATTTAAAAATTGAATATACGGTTCATCCGATTGATCCAGCTCATAGTTTCTTGCATGCAGCATAAAAACCTTCGTCTGCTCTTCTTTTTCCTGAACAACCGACATAAAAAATGAAAATTCTTGCTTGGAGTCCTGCGCTTTCTTCTTAAAGCGGGCAGTCATAGGCGATAAAATTTCATATACATAGTCGGAGTAACCGCCACGGGATCTGCCATCCGGGTTAGGCTGGTAAATCGGTATTTCGCTCGTAATGTAACGGCCGTCGATAAAATCGAGGTCAAACGCAGGAATTTCAGCATGCTCCGCATCGCCAAGCATCCCTTCATGCACGAACATTAAATGGGCGATATCCAAAAAGTTCTCGATCACGCGAGGCGCATTTGCTTGAATATGATAAGGCCCGGCAGTGATAGTGCGGTATTCAGCTTGAGCATACTCAGGGAACGAAACGACCGGGGTAGACTCGTCGCCGATGTTAACCCATATAAACCCTATGTGCTCCTTACAGTGGTAGACGGTAGCCTTCGCTTTGCTAGGAATCGTCTTCCCGCAGGGCAGAGCCGGAATTTTCTCGCACTCTCCCGCAGTATTGTATTCCCAAGCATGATAGGGGCAAACTAGCCGTTCATCTCGAACTTTGCCAAGCGAAAGAGCGGCGCCGCGATGAATGCATAGATCTTTAAAAGCATGGACCCCCGCACTGGTTCGATAAATAACGACCCGTTCCCCTAAAATAAAAATCTGCTTCGGCTCCTCTTGTAAATCAGCTGCCAAATACACGCAATGCCACTCATTATACAAATAATCTTCTTTCAAAAAATCCTCTCCCCATCCCATTTAATACTAGTTTTTCAAAATTAATGATAATACCTTCGAATGAAACAACTAATATCATTTATTTCGAATGTATTTTTTGAATCTTGTTTAATTATACCATATACGTGTCAAGGGTTTTCCCTGGTGCAAATGTGACGAAATTTTGACGTTTTCATAGGCTGGTACGTTCGCGGACTAGCTCTTTTTTATATTTTTTTTCCTAGTCTTCTGATAAGATATGAAGGGCATCATAAAAGAACAATCTGCTACGGGGGCACTCAGCCATGCATAACAACTTATATTTATCCGCCATGCTCTTGGCAGCCACTTGCTGTTCCCTAATTATCTGCTATCTTTGCTTCAAAAGAAGAGAGCTTCCCATTGCCATTAGCTATGGATTAGGAATGTTGACGGGGACCTTTTATACTTTCGGCTACGCCTTTGAAATCGTCAGCAATTCTTTGGAGGATATCCGGTTTTGGCTGCATATTGAATACATCGGTATTCCATTTGGCACGATATTGTGGTTCATTATGGTGCTGCAATATACCGGACGACAAGCACTTGTCACCAAAAAACTCGTCATTCTTCTTCTCTTTATTCCCTTCATTAATTTTCTGGCCCACCATACGAATGAGTGGCATCACCTCTTTTATACAAGCATGACTTTAGACCGTTCAGAAGGCTTTCCGCTGGTTGTTTTGGAAAAAGGGCCATTCTACAAGCTTCATGTCGTATACGCTTATTCTTTTTTTGTCATTGGCATGATCCTCTTGATTCAAATGTTCTTTAAATCGGCTTCGCGGATGAAAAAACAAATTGCGCTTATGTTTATTGGATCATGGGGTCCATACGGCTTCACACTCGTTTATTTAAGCGGCATTCTTAACATACCGTATGATATCTCCCCATTTGGTTTTCTAGTCTCCGGCTTATTTTACATGTGGGGCATTTACCAGTTTAATATGCTGCGATTGGCACCTCTGGCACTGCAAAAGGTATTTGCCTCCATGCAGGATGCCGTAATGATTTTCGACCTGGATAATACGCTCACGAGCTTTAATGAATCTGCCAAAAAAGTGATAACAGGCCTCCACAATAGCTGGATTGGGCAGCCGGCCGCTTACATATTCGCACAATATCCTACTCTACTTGAGAAAATAGACCGAGGGCCCGCTATTGCTCCAAAGGTCCGGCTTGCTCGGGAGGGGGAGGAACGGTTTTATAATCTCCATCTCTCCTTTATTCTGGACAACCGGCTCAGACCCGCTGGCCAGATTCTATTGTTAAGCGATGTGACTGAAAGCGTCCACAACGAGGAACGGCTGCAGGAAAACGCAAAACAGCTCCAAGAGCTCAATACGTTTAAGGATAAAATGTTCAGCGTAGTAGCCCATGATATCCGTGATCCGCTTGCGGTATCGCTGAATCTGATGGAGCTAATGGAGGATGAGCTGCTGGACTACGGGGGAAAGCACGATGAAATCGTTCAGGAGATGGGCCAGCAAATTCAGAAGACGTTTGCTCTCGTAGAAAGCCTGCTCGAATGGTTTCGCAGCCAGCGGGGCGGGATGGTGTTTAATCCGGTGGTGCGGGATCTGGCCCAGACGGTACAGCTGAATGCGCGTCTCTTGCAGGTTCGCAGTGAAAGCAAAAGCATCCGTATTATTTCCGAGATTCCACAGGAAACGTTTGTTTTTGCCGATAAGGAAATGCTTGATCTAATAATTCGCAATCTGCTGTCCAATGCGATTAAGTTTACGGATTACGGAGGCAGCATTCGTTTAAAAGCAGAGCTTGCGGAGGGCAAAATGGTCGTATCGGTCAGCGATACAGGCGCAGGAGTGCCCACGGAGCAGGTGGATTCACTATTGCAGCAGGATGCTTATCCTGTGCCTTCCATAGGAACCGCGGGCGAGCGCGGCGTAGGATTAGGCCTTACTTTATGCCGGGAATTCGTTCACTTGAACGGGGGCGAGATTTGGTTCGACACGGCGCTCCAGCAGGGGAGTACGTTTTATTTTTCATTGCCTCTGCCGCCATCAGCACCAGCTTACCTTCATAAACAGTCAGAAAGGAGAGGGACAGGATGAAGGTCATCATCATCGATGACGAACTGGCAATG from the Paenibacillus sp. BIHB 4019 genome contains:
- a CDS encoding aromatic ring-hydroxylating dioxygenase subunit alpha; the encoded protein is MKEDYLYNEWHCVYLAADLQEEPKQIFILGERVVIYRTSAGVHAFKDLCIHRGAALSLGKVRDERLVCPYHAWEYNTAGECEKIPALPCGKTIPSKAKATVYHCKEHIGFIWVNIGDESTPVVSFPEYAQAEYRTITAGPYHIQANAPRVIENFLDIAHLMFVHEGMLGDAEHAEIPAFDLDFIDGRYITSEIPIYQPNPDGRSRGGYSDYVYEILSPMTARFKKKAQDSKQEFSFFMSVVQEKEEQTKVFMLHARNYELDQSDEPYIQFLNIVMQQDIDVIESQKPELLPLDLQEEMHLKSDALSIAYRRWLRKLGVAAGIS
- a CDS encoding histidine kinase N-terminal 7TM domain-containing protein translates to MHNNLYLSAMLLAATCCSLIICYLCFKRRELPIAISYGLGMLTGTFYTFGYAFEIVSNSLEDIRFWLHIEYIGIPFGTILWFIMVLQYTGRQALVTKKLVILLLFIPFINFLAHHTNEWHHLFYTSMTLDRSEGFPLVVLEKGPFYKLHVVYAYSFFVIGMILLIQMFFKSASRMKKQIALMFIGSWGPYGFTLVYLSGILNIPYDISPFGFLVSGLFYMWGIYQFNMLRLAPLALQKVFASMQDAVMIFDLDNTLTSFNESAKKVITGLHNSWIGQPAAYIFAQYPTLLEKIDRGPAIAPKVRLAREGEERFYNLHLSFILDNRLRPAGQILLLSDVTESVHNEERLQENAKQLQELNTFKDKMFSVVAHDIRDPLAVSLNLMELMEDELLDYGGKHDEIVQEMGQQIQKTFALVESLLEWFRSQRGGMVFNPVVRDLAQTVQLNARLLQVRSESKSIRIISEIPQETFVFADKEMLDLIIRNLLSNAIKFTDYGGSIRLKAELAEGKMVVSVSDTGAGVPTEQVDSLLQQDAYPVPSIGTAGERGVGLGLTLCREFVHLNGGEIWFDTALQQGSTFYFSLPLPPSAPAYLHKQSERRGTG